The following are encoded in a window of Paraburkholderia sp. HP33-1 genomic DNA:
- the uvrA gene encoding excinuclease ABC subunit UvrA, protein MSSNDATPDTLADNPHGNNLSSSQSQGTIRIRGARQHNLKNVDLDVRTGEMTVVTGPSGSGKSSLVFDTLYAEGQRRYVETFSAYARQFLDRMDRPQVDRVDGVPPAIAIDQTNPVRSSRSTVGTMTELNDHLKLLYARAAELFDRQSAHLVRHDTPETIYAELLERTVQEEPRLVVTFPVELPESASEQEVEQWLSASGYTRVQAQREVDSPTGKRKLLDVVADRFRLRSVDKARAIEAIEASLKRGGGRVNIYVLPAASDEPQGENAEPRIWRFSTGLHSPESDLRYADPQPALFSFNSAYGACDACRGFGRVIGVDLGLVIPDARKTLREGAVKPMQTPAWKECQDDLMRYAAKADIRRDTPWGELSERERNWVINGSPDWNGKWQTHWYGVKRFFDYLESKAYKMHIRVLLSKYRSYTPCETCGGARLKTESLLWRLGSKANANEVLAPAQRFMPRGVAWSRSQLEALPGLTVHDLMLMPIERIRRFFDDITLPSALLDDALKLLLAEVRTRLKYLCDVGLGYLTLDRQSRTLSGGEVQRINLTTALGTSLTKTLFVLDEPSIGLHPRDLNRIVEAMHRLRDAGNTLVVVEHDPSVMLAADRLIDMGPGPGERGGSIIFDGAPETIRSSGTLTGEYLGGRRHVADAAHWSRRPVDAGTPRIVLEGASEHNLRDVTVEIPLQRLVCVTGVSGSGKSTLLQDVLYPAMARHFGLATEAPGAFRALKGADQVTDVVFVDQSPIGKTARSNPASYVGAFDEIRKLFAKASLAQQRGYGPGMFSFNSGDGRCPTCGGSGFERIEMQFLSDVYLRCPDCDGRRYRAEILEVKIERGEPARALSIADVLELTVSEAAAYFAKDAEVLRVLQPIVDVGLEYVKLGQPVPTLSGGEAQRLKLAGFLAESAQARGTRGAKQAVAQRLFMFDEPTTGLHFDDIAKLMRAFGKLLASGHSLIVIEHNLDVIRAADWIIDLGPEGGDGGGRVLCAGTPDEVKACAESHTGEALLQYDRAMDTAAAAEPQGIPLQKALSAARARRAIEGEDVVRIVNAREHNLKALDVDIPHGKFNVITGVSGSGKSTLAFDILFHEGQRRYLESLNAYARSIVQPAGRPEVDAVYGIPPTVAIEQRLSRGGRKSTVATTSEVWHFLRLLYVKLGLQHCIHDGTPVTSQSAESIAAQLLRDHKGQHVGFLAPLVVNRKGVYTDLAKWAKARGNTHLRVDGEFVPVDPWPKLDRFREHTIELPVADLVVSADHEAELREALEQTLDIGKGVMHLLAPLDGLHDAINGGRSTAKLGGVKVLSTKRACPVCGTSYPELDPRMFSYNSKHGWCTSCVGTGLSLTREQRAAYDDTIVVDDNRGREQSLPSEEQEPEGLVDEPCPDCAGTRLNPVARAVTFDSQAIVDVAQWTVSDTRAWIDTLHMTGRDAEIARDVVSEIGSRLQFLEEVGLGYLSLDRAAPSLSGGEAQRIRLAAQLGSNLQGVCYVLDEPTIGLHPRDNQILLNALRKLGDKGNTLVVVEHDEDTIRRADHIIDIGPGAGKRGGTLIAQGNVADLSAQPDSLTGRFLAQPIVHPLQPRREVVGQGKRAAAVPENWLTVHGGKLHNLRDVTVGIPLARLVAVTGVSGSGKSTLARDVLMTNLLDAVGRSVLSSPATRRARAAAEEKPAANRRSSVLARSAPRAPLNVTHTWQGCDSVTGWESIDRVLEVDQTPIGKTPRSCPATYIGVWDSIRKLFAGTLEARARGYTASRFSFNTGDGRCPACEGQGVRTIGMSFLPDVKVPCDVCHGQRFNPETLAVTWRGKNIGDVLTMEIDEAVEFFASITNIGHPLQLMKDVGLGYLTLGQPSPTLSGGEAQRIKLVTELSKVRDDITRRGQKPPHTLYVLDEPTVGLHMADVAKLIRVLHRLVDGGHSVVVIEHDLDVIAEADWIIDLGPEGGVGGGTIVAATDPESLSRVVASHTGAALRPVLARTAATATLAGEGTHG, encoded by the coding sequence TTGTCCTCCAACGACGCAACCCCTGACACCCTCGCTGACAATCCCCACGGCAACAACCTGAGCAGCAGCCAAAGCCAGGGCACGATCCGCATCCGCGGCGCGCGCCAGCACAACCTGAAAAACGTCGACCTCGATGTACGCACCGGTGAAATGACGGTCGTCACCGGGCCGTCTGGCTCGGGCAAGTCGAGTCTCGTGTTCGACACGCTGTACGCGGAAGGCCAGCGCCGCTACGTCGAAACCTTCAGCGCGTACGCCCGCCAGTTCCTCGACCGGATGGACCGGCCGCAGGTCGACCGCGTCGACGGCGTGCCCCCCGCCATCGCGATCGACCAGACCAACCCGGTGCGCAGCTCGCGCTCCACGGTCGGCACGATGACCGAACTCAACGACCACCTGAAGCTGTTGTACGCGCGCGCAGCCGAGCTGTTCGACCGCCAGAGCGCGCACCTCGTGCGGCACGACACGCCCGAGACGATCTACGCGGAACTGCTTGAACGCACCGTGCAGGAGGAGCCGCGGCTCGTCGTCACGTTCCCGGTCGAGCTGCCTGAGTCGGCGTCCGAGCAGGAGGTCGAGCAATGGCTGTCGGCGAGCGGCTATACGCGCGTGCAGGCGCAGCGCGAAGTCGATTCGCCGACCGGCAAGCGCAAGCTGCTCGACGTCGTCGCCGACCGCTTCCGGCTGCGCTCGGTAGATAAAGCGCGCGCGATCGAGGCGATCGAGGCATCGCTGAAGCGCGGCGGCGGGCGCGTCAATATCTATGTGCTGCCGGCCGCGTCGGATGAGCCGCAGGGCGAAAACGCCGAGCCGCGCATCTGGCGATTCTCCACCGGCCTGCACAGCCCCGAAAGCGATTTGCGCTACGCCGATCCGCAGCCGGCGTTGTTCTCGTTCAACTCGGCCTATGGCGCGTGCGACGCCTGCCGCGGTTTCGGCCGCGTGATCGGCGTCGACCTCGGCCTCGTGATTCCGGACGCCCGCAAGACGCTGCGCGAAGGTGCGGTCAAGCCAATGCAGACGCCCGCGTGGAAAGAGTGTCAGGACGATCTGATGCGCTACGCGGCGAAGGCCGACATCCGCCGCGACACGCCGTGGGGCGAACTGAGCGAGCGCGAGCGTAACTGGGTCATCAACGGCTCGCCGGACTGGAACGGCAAGTGGCAGACGCATTGGTACGGCGTCAAACGCTTTTTCGACTATCTCGAATCGAAGGCGTACAAGATGCATATCCGCGTGTTGCTGTCGAAGTACCGCAGCTACACGCCTTGCGAAACCTGCGGCGGCGCGCGTCTGAAAACCGAATCGTTGTTGTGGCGCCTCGGCAGCAAGGCGAACGCGAACGAGGTGCTCGCGCCCGCGCAACGCTTCATGCCGCGCGGCGTAGCGTGGTCGCGCTCGCAGCTCGAAGCGTTGCCGGGCCTGACCGTGCACGACCTGATGCTGATGCCGATCGAGCGCATCCGCCGTTTCTTCGACGACATCACGCTGCCGAGCGCCTTGCTCGACGACGCGCTGAAGCTGCTGCTCGCCGAGGTGCGCACACGCCTCAAATATCTATGCGACGTCGGCCTCGGCTATCTGACGCTCGACCGGCAAAGCCGCACGCTGTCGGGCGGCGAGGTGCAGCGCATCAACCTGACCACGGCGCTCGGCACGTCGCTGACCAAGACGCTGTTCGTGCTCGACGAGCCGAGCATCGGCCTCCATCCGCGTGACCTGAACCGCATCGTCGAGGCGATGCACCGGCTGCGCGACGCGGGCAATACGCTCGTCGTGGTCGAGCACGATCCGTCGGTGATGCTCGCGGCGGACCGGCTGATCGACATGGGGCCGGGGCCGGGCGAGCGCGGCGGCTCGATCATTTTCGACGGCGCGCCCGAGACGATCCGTTCGTCCGGCACGCTGACCGGCGAATACCTCGGCGGGCGGCGCCACGTTGCCGATGCCGCCCACTGGTCGCGTCGTCCGGTCGATGCGGGCACGCCGCGCATCGTGCTCGAAGGCGCGAGCGAACACAATCTGCGCGACGTCACGGTGGAGATTCCGCTGCAGCGGCTCGTCTGCGTGACCGGCGTGTCGGGCTCCGGCAAATCGACGCTGCTGCAGGACGTGCTGTATCCGGCCATGGCGCGCCACTTCGGCCTCGCCACCGAAGCGCCGGGCGCGTTCAGGGCGCTGAAGGGCGCGGACCAGGTCACGGACGTCGTGTTCGTCGACCAGTCGCCGATCGGCAAGACCGCGCGCTCGAATCCGGCCAGCTACGTCGGCGCGTTCGACGAAATCCGCAAGCTGTTCGCAAAGGCGTCGCTCGCGCAGCAGCGCGGCTATGGCCCCGGCATGTTCAGCTTCAACTCGGGCGACGGCCGCTGCCCGACCTGCGGCGGCTCGGGCTTCGAGCGCATCGAAATGCAGTTCCTGAGCGACGTGTACCTGCGCTGTCCCGATTGCGACGGGCGTCGTTATCGCGCGGAAATCCTCGAAGTGAAGATCGAACGAGGGGAGCCGGCGCGCGCGTTGAGCATTGCCGACGTGCTCGAGCTGACCGTCAGCGAGGCCGCCGCCTACTTTGCGAAGGACGCCGAAGTATTGCGCGTGCTGCAGCCGATCGTCGACGTCGGGCTCGAATACGTGAAGCTCGGCCAGCCTGTGCCGACGCTGTCGGGTGGCGAAGCGCAGCGGCTCAAGCTGGCGGGCTTTCTCGCGGAATCGGCGCAGGCGCGTGGCACGCGCGGCGCGAAGCAGGCGGTCGCGCAGCGTCTGTTCATGTTCGACGAACCGACCACGGGTCTGCATTTCGACGACATCGCGAAGCTGATGCGGGCGTTCGGCAAGCTGCTCGCTAGCGGTCATTCGCTGATCGTGATCGAGCACAATCTCGACGTGATCCGCGCGGCCGACTGGATCATCGACCTTGGTCCCGAAGGCGGTGACGGCGGCGGACGCGTGCTATGCGCGGGAACGCCGGACGAAGTGAAAGCGTGTGCCGAATCGCATACCGGCGAGGCGCTGCTGCAGTACGACCGCGCGATGGACACCGCAGCCGCAGCGGAGCCTCAGGGCATTCCGCTCCAGAAGGCGTTGAGCGCGGCCCGCGCGCGTCGCGCGATCGAAGGCGAGGACGTCGTGCGCATCGTCAACGCGCGCGAGCACAACCTGAAGGCGCTCGACGTCGACATTCCGCACGGCAAGTTCAACGTGATCACCGGCGTGTCGGGCTCCGGCAAATCGACGCTCGCGTTCGACATCCTGTTCCACGAAGGTCAGCGGCGCTACCTCGAATCGTTGAACGCGTATGCGCGCTCGATCGTGCAACCGGCCGGCCGGCCCGAAGTCGATGCGGTGTACGGCATCCCGCCGACCGTCGCGATCGAGCAGCGGCTGTCGCGCGGCGGCCGCAAGAGTACCGTCGCGACGACCTCGGAAGTGTGGCACTTCCTGCGTCTCCTGTACGTGAAGCTCGGCTTGCAGCACTGCATTCACGACGGCACGCCGGTCACGTCGCAAAGCGCCGAATCGATTGCGGCGCAGTTGCTGCGCGATCACAAGGGGCAGCATGTCGGCTTCCTCGCGCCGCTCGTCGTGAACCGCAAGGGCGTCTACACCGACCTCGCGAAGTGGGCGAAGGCGCGCGGCAATACGCATCTGCGTGTGGACGGGGAGTTCGTACCGGTCGATCCGTGGCCGAAGCTCGACCGCTTCCGCGAGCACACGATCGAGCTGCCGGTCGCGGACCTCGTCGTATCGGCCGATCACGAAGCCGAGCTGCGCGAAGCGCTCGAACAGACGCTCGATATCGGGAAGGGCGTCATGCATCTGCTCGCGCCGCTCGACGGCCTGCACGACGCGATCAACGGCGGCCGTTCCACCGCGAAGCTCGGCGGCGTGAAGGTGCTGTCGACGAAGCGCGCGTGCCCGGTGTGCGGCACGAGCTACCCGGAGCTCGATCCGCGCATGTTCTCGTACAACAGCAAGCATGGCTGGTGCACGAGCTGCGTCGGCACGGGGCTGTCGCTCACGCGCGAACAACGCGCCGCGTACGACGACACGATCGTCGTCGACGACAATCGCGGCCGCGAACAGAGCCTGCCGTCGGAGGAGCAGGAACCGGAAGGACTCGTCGACGAGCCGTGTCCCGATTGCGCGGGCACGCGTCTGAATCCGGTCGCTCGCGCGGTTACGTTCGACTCGCAGGCGATCGTCGACGTCGCGCAATGGACCGTGTCCGACACGCGCGCGTGGATCGATACGCTGCACATGACGGGCCGCGACGCCGAAATCGCGCGTGACGTGGTCAGCGAAATCGGCAGCCGGCTGCAGTTCCTGGAGGAAGTCGGGCTCGGCTATCTGAGCCTCGATCGCGCGGCGCCGAGTTTGTCGGGCGGCGAAGCGCAGCGCATCCGGCTTGCCGCGCAGCTCGGCAGCAACCTGCAGGGCGTGTGCTACGTGCTCGACGAGCCGACCATCGGCTTGCATCCGCGCGACAACCAGATCCTGCTGAACGCGTTGCGCAAGCTCGGCGACAAAGGCAATACGCTCGTCGTCGTCGAGCATGACGAAGATACGATCCGGCGCGCCGATCACATCATCGATATCGGGCCGGGCGCAGGCAAGCGCGGCGGCACGCTGATCGCGCAGGGCAACGTCGCGGACCTGTCCGCGCAGCCCGATTCGCTGACCGGGCGCTTCCTCGCGCAGCCGATCGTGCATCCGCTGCAGCCGCGTCGCGAAGTCGTCGGGCAGGGCAAGCGCGCAGCCGCGGTGCCGGAGAACTGGCTGACCGTGCATGGCGGCAAGCTCCATAACCTGCGCGACGTGACGGTCGGTATTCCGCTCGCGCGGCTCGTCGCGGTGACGGGCGTCAGCGGCTCGGGCAAGTCGACGCTCGCGCGCGACGTCCTGATGACCAATCTGCTCGATGCGGTCGGGCGCTCTGTGTTGTCGTCGCCGGCCACGCGCCGCGCTCGCGCGGCCGCCGAGGAGAAGCCGGCCGCGAACCGGCGCTCGAGCGTGCTCGCGCGCTCCGCGCCGCGCGCGCCGCTGAATGTCACTCACACGTGGCAGGGCTGCGACTCGGTGACCGGCTGGGAAAGCATCGACCGTGTGCTCGAAGTCGATCAGACGCCGATCGGCAAAACGCCGCGGTCGTGTCCCGCAACCTACATCGGCGTGTGGGATTCGATCCGCAAGCTGTTCGCGGGCACGCTGGAGGCACGCGCGCGCGGTTATACGGCATCGCGTTTCTCGTTCAATACCGGCGACGGCCGCTGCCCCGCGTGCGAGGGCCAGGGCGTGCGCACGATCGGCATGAGCTTCCTGCCCGACGTGAAGGTGCCGTGCGACGTTTGCCACGGCCAGCGCTTCAATCCCGAGACGCTCGCGGTCACGTGGCGCGGCAAGAACATCGGCGACGTGCTGACCATGGAGATCGACGAAGCGGTCGAGTTCTTCGCGTCGATCACGAACATCGGGCATCCGCTGCAACTGATGAAGGACGTCGGGCTCGGCTATCTGACGCTCGGCCAGCCGTCGCCGACGCTGTCGGGCGGCGAGGCGCAGCGCATCAAGCTCGTCACCGAGCTGAGCAAGGTGCGCGACGACATCACGCGGCGCGGCCAGAAGCCGCCGCACACGCTGTACGTGCTCGACGAGCCGACGGTCGGCCTGCATATGGCGGACGTCGCAAAGCTGATTCGCGTGCTGCACCGTCTCGTGGATGGCGGGCATAGCGTGGTGGTCATCGAGCACGATCTCGACGTGATCGCCGAGGCGGACTGGATCATCGACCTCGGTCCGGAGGGCGGGGTAGGCGGCGGGACGATCGTCGCCGCGACGGATCCCGAAAGCTTGTCGCGCGTCGTCGCGAGTCATACGGGTGCCGCCTTGCGGCCGGTGCTCGCGCGCACGGCGGCCACGGCGACGCTGGCCGGCGAAGGGACGCATGGTTGA
- the bcsB gene encoding cellulose biosynthesis cyclic di-GMP-binding regulatory protein BcsB, with translation MKPVVSLCLSLAAAVSALYAAGSGAAPSTPLAAALAKAPAALNVASASAVNLNANYIDNDASVPTPASGSTTSRASFATLGAYQPLNLRGVEAARTVNLGVRLDRVVTAARLRLRYTYSPALVFAMSHLKVSVNNEVVATVPFDREHAGKLVTQDIALDPRFLTDYNQVGLSLIAHYTLEHCEDPENSALWADVSPSSEFIVDTAPMRLPDDLALLPAPFFDRRDATRLHLPFVLPAAADNATLRSAGVLASWFGAQADYRQARFPALTTLPTDAHAVVVARSEQLPAGLTLPPINGPLLIVTDNPVAPNRKLLIVTGRTAAEVDEASTALVLGTTALAGPAVRITQLAAGAPRKPYDAPRWLPVDRPVAFKELIEDPSQLQVRGSTPDAIRLNLRVPADLYSWNGAGVPLNLKYRYTAPTVQNNSALAVQINDQLVKSYRLALASADDAHGRLQLPVLSNNVNRSTSALDIPAFRVGSSNQLQLRFNLDSQKTGLCQGVATNPVQAAVDPDSTIDFSDFVHFAQMPNLAFFANSGFPFTRYADLSQTAVVIPEHPAPQELESLLTMLGHMGQWTGYPALRVQVARPHELAQLNGKDLLVIGGNGSAPWLARWPHALPLAIGAQTDDADASGAVAPGAVAPGAVASSPIARTSFAVDEQWRSDARRGGARSNGAHLPDGGARIERDGPLAALMGFELPGSHGRSVVAMTATDQQQLSQLLDMLEKPDRVAQLQGDVALLRDGKVDSMRVGDTYLVGYVPWYARLWSKAIQHPVLLGVLGALAGLLLAIGAFTALQELAARRRGV, from the coding sequence ATGAAACCAGTTGTGTCGTTATGCCTTTCGCTGGCCGCCGCGGTCAGCGCGTTGTATGCGGCCGGGTCGGGCGCCGCACCGTCGACGCCTCTCGCCGCCGCGCTGGCGAAGGCGCCGGCCGCGCTCAATGTCGCGAGCGCAAGCGCCGTCAACCTCAACGCCAACTACATCGACAACGACGCCAGTGTTCCCACGCCCGCATCCGGGTCGACCACCTCGCGCGCTTCGTTCGCGACGCTCGGCGCTTATCAGCCGCTCAACCTGCGTGGCGTCGAAGCTGCGCGCACCGTCAATCTCGGCGTGCGGCTCGATCGCGTGGTCACGGCCGCGCGCCTGCGCTTGCGCTACACGTATTCGCCCGCGCTCGTGTTTGCGATGTCGCACCTGAAGGTGTCGGTCAACAACGAAGTGGTCGCGACCGTGCCGTTCGATCGCGAGCACGCCGGCAAGCTCGTCACGCAGGACATCGCGCTCGATCCGCGCTTTCTGACCGACTACAACCAGGTCGGACTGAGCCTGATCGCGCATTACACGCTCGAGCATTGCGAAGATCCTGAGAACTCGGCGTTGTGGGCTGACGTGAGCCCGTCGAGCGAATTCATCGTCGACACCGCGCCGATGCGCTTGCCCGACGATCTCGCACTGCTGCCCGCGCCGTTCTTCGATCGCCGCGACGCGACGCGGCTGCATTTGCCGTTCGTGCTGCCGGCCGCCGCCGACAATGCGACGCTGCGCAGCGCGGGCGTGCTCGCATCGTGGTTCGGCGCGCAGGCCGATTACCGGCAGGCGCGCTTTCCAGCGCTCACCACGTTGCCCACCGACGCGCACGCGGTCGTCGTTGCTCGTAGCGAGCAGTTGCCGGCCGGCCTGACGCTGCCGCCGATCAACGGCCCGCTGCTGATCGTCACCGACAATCCTGTCGCCCCCAACCGCAAGCTGCTGATCGTGACCGGCCGCACCGCCGCCGAAGTCGATGAAGCCAGCACCGCGCTCGTGCTCGGCACGACCGCGCTCGCGGGGCCCGCGGTGCGCATCACGCAGCTCGCTGCCGGTGCGCCGCGCAAGCCGTACGACGCGCCGCGCTGGTTGCCGGTCGACCGGCCGGTCGCGTTCAAGGAGCTGATCGAGGATCCGTCGCAACTGCAGGTGCGCGGCAGCACGCCCGACGCGATCCGCCTGAACCTGCGCGTGCCCGCCGACCTGTACTCGTGGAACGGCGCGGGCGTGCCGCTGAATCTGAAGTACCGCTACACGGCGCCGACCGTGCAGAACAATTCCGCGCTCGCGGTGCAGATCAACGACCAGCTGGTCAAGTCGTACCGGCTCGCGCTCGCGTCCGCCGACGACGCGCACGGCCGCCTGCAATTGCCGGTGCTGTCGAACAACGTCAACCGTTCGACGAGCGCGCTCGACATTCCGGCGTTTCGTGTCGGCAGTTCGAACCAGTTGCAGCTGCGCTTCAATCTGGATTCGCAGAAGACCGGGCTGTGCCAGGGCGTCGCGACGAACCCGGTGCAAGCCGCGGTCGATCCCGATTCGACGATCGACTTCTCGGACTTCGTCCACTTCGCGCAGATGCCGAACCTCGCGTTCTTCGCGAACAGCGGCTTTCCGTTCACGCGCTACGCGGACCTGTCGCAAACGGCCGTCGTGATTCCCGAGCATCCCGCGCCGCAGGAGCTCGAAAGCCTGCTGACGATGCTCGGCCACATGGGGCAGTGGACCGGCTATCCGGCGCTGCGCGTGCAGGTCGCGCGGCCGCACGAGCTTGCGCAGCTGAACGGCAAGGATCTGCTCGTGATCGGCGGCAACGGCTCGGCGCCGTGGCTCGCGCGCTGGCCGCACGCGTTGCCGCTCGCGATCGGCGCTCAGACCGACGACGCGGATGCGTCGGGCGCCGTTGCGCCGGGCGCCGTTGCGCCGGGCGCCGTCGCGTCGAGCCCGATTGCGCGTACCTCATTCGCGGTCGATGAGCAGTGGCGTAGCGACGCCCGGCGCGGCGGCGCGCGGAGCAACGGCGCGCATCTGCCGGACGGCGGCGCGCGTATCGAACGCGACGGACCGCTTGCCGCGCTGATGGGTTTCGAATTGCCGGGCAGCCACGGACGCAGCGTCGTCGCCATGACCGCCACCGATCAGCAGCAGTTGTCGCAACTGCTCGACATGCTCGAAAAGCCGGACCGCGTCGCGCAATTGCAGGGCGACGTCGCGTTGCTGCGCGATGGCAAGGTGGACAGCATGCGCGTCGGCGACACCTATCTGGTCGGCTATGTGCCGTGGTATGCGCGGCTGTGGAGCAAGGCGATCCAGCATCCGGTGCTGCTCGGCGTGCTTGGCGCGCTCGCTGGCCTGCTGCTCGCGATCGGCGCGTTCACGGCGTTGCAGGAACTGGCCGCGCGGCGCCGGGGAGTCTGA
- a CDS encoding GlxA family transcriptional regulator yields the protein MPHMHLDPTRTTWLHTPALNVRTAVRRIGILLFDGFWLLGPGTVVEMFQTANEFAGTRAGEDPPYEVQFLSMDGGNVASSSSARIWTDRIDTRFGGGFDVLFIAGGYGAHVAARDERLLNWLRAVQSRTRAIETIGEGRLVLEAAGPTEHDGLMSRYPGANASEGAFSAANDRHDCARSALMFIKRDLGAELARSVADRVMPGMAATWVPLPAEGGTLSVAEKIRAAARWMEANCDRPVSVADAAQVAAMSERNFLRRFKHEMQVTPSDYLLQVRLRIACNFLTETELPVDKIARRSGTGNGDRLAKIFRKRMALSPTEYRARSRAATEA from the coding sequence ATGCCGCACATGCACCTTGATCCAACCAGAACTACGTGGTTACACACACCTGCCTTGAACGTCCGTACTGCAGTGCGGCGAATCGGCATCCTGCTGTTCGATGGTTTCTGGCTGCTCGGCCCGGGCACCGTCGTCGAAATGTTTCAGACCGCCAATGAGTTCGCGGGCACGCGAGCCGGTGAAGATCCACCCTACGAAGTGCAATTCCTGTCGATGGATGGCGGCAACGTCGCCAGCTCGTCGTCGGCGCGCATCTGGACCGACCGCATCGACACACGCTTTGGCGGCGGCTTCGACGTGCTGTTCATCGCGGGCGGCTACGGCGCCCACGTGGCCGCGCGCGACGAACGCCTGCTGAACTGGCTGCGCGCGGTGCAATCGCGCACGCGCGCGATCGAAACGATCGGCGAGGGACGCCTCGTGCTCGAAGCGGCCGGCCCGACCGAGCATGATGGCCTGATGAGCCGCTATCCGGGCGCGAACGCAAGCGAAGGGGCGTTCAGCGCGGCCAACGACCGTCACGACTGCGCGCGCAGCGCGTTGATGTTCATCAAGCGCGACCTGGGCGCCGAACTCGCGCGCAGCGTCGCCGATCGCGTGATGCCCGGCATGGCCGCGACGTGGGTGCCGCTGCCGGCAGAGGGTGGCACGCTGAGCGTCGCCGAAAAGATTCGCGCGGCCGCGCGTTGGATGGAGGCGAACTGCGACCGTCCGGTATCGGTCGCCGATGCCGCGCAGGTCGCCGCGATGAGCGAGCGCAATTTCCTGCGCCGCTTCAAGCACGAGATGCAGGTCACGCCGTCGGACTACCTGCTGCAGGTGCGGCTGCGCATCGCGTGCAACTTCCTGACCGAGACCGAGTTGCCGGTCGACAAGATCGCGCGTCGCAGCGGCACCGGCAACGGCGATCGTCTCGCGAAAATTTTCCGCAAGCGCATGGCATTGTCGCCAACCGAGTATCGCGCCCGCAGCCGGGCGGCCACTGAGGCGTAG
- a CDS encoding DUF1328 domain-containing protein encodes MLRYAVIFFIIAIIAAVFGFGGIAAGATEIAKVLFFIFVVIFLVTLLMGLIRR; translated from the coding sequence ATGCTTCGATACGCTGTGATTTTCTTCATCATTGCCATCATCGCCGCCGTGTTCGGCTTTGGAGGCATTGCCGCGGGCGCAACCGAAATCGCCAAGGTGTTGTTCTTCATCTTCGTCGTGATCTTCCTCGTCACCCTGTTGATGGGCTTGATCCGACGCTGA
- the rfbC gene encoding dTDP-4-dehydrorhamnose 3,5-epimerase, whose translation MGNRVMATALPEVKLIEPEVFVDELGFCFESFSADEFSDDVAQGFNFVQDRHLRAVHRVLRGLHYQVQRPQGRLLRVVRGEIYDVAVDVRLNSPNFGKWIGQYLSEANQWQIWVPPGFAHGFVVLSDVAECVWKTTEYWFPELERCLLWSDPDIGIEWPIDFEPILGSKDAAGRRLYEAENIE comes from the coding sequence ATGGGCAACAGGGTCATGGCGACGGCATTGCCGGAGGTGAAACTGATCGAGCCGGAAGTGTTTGTCGACGAGCTCGGTTTCTGTTTCGAGAGTTTCAGCGCGGACGAGTTTTCGGACGACGTCGCGCAGGGGTTCAACTTCGTGCAGGACCGCCATTTGCGCGCGGTGCATCGCGTGCTGCGCGGCTTGCACTATCAGGTGCAGCGCCCTCAGGGACGGCTGCTGCGGGTCGTGCGCGGCGAGATCTACGACGTCGCGGTCGACGTGCGCCTGAACTCGCCGAACTTCGGCAAATGGATCGGCCAGTATCTGAGCGAAGCCAACCAGTGGCAGATCTGGGTACCACCCGGTTTCGCGCACGGCTTCGTCGTGCTTTCCGACGTCGCCGAGTGCGTGTGGAAAACCACCGAATACTGGTTTCCCGAGCTCGAACGCTGCCTCCTGTGGTCGGATCCCGACATCGGCATCGAGTGGCCGATCGACTTTGAGCCGATCCTCGGCAGCAAGGATGCGGCCGGCCGGCGTCTCTACGAAGCCGAAAACATCGAGTGA